The genomic window CCAGATATATTAACAAGGATACATTATGCAGACGATAAAAAAGGTCTGAATGAACTTAATTCTATTCTTATAGATGGAATAAATGAGAAAATTTTAGCTCTTTGTCAATCTGAAGATATCGATAAAACCAATATCTATGGAGTAGCTGTTGCAGGTAATACTGCTATGACTCATTTATTTTTAGGCATTACTCCACGATGGCTTATTCGTGAGCCTTATATTCCAGTTATAAATAATCCTGGTACTTTAAATGCAAAAAATATTGGTTTAGATATTAATCAAAAAGCAGTAGTTTTTGTTTTTCCTAACATCGGCAGCTATTTTGGAGGAGATCTTATTTCAGGAATAATTTATTCTGGTATTTATAAAAAAGAAGAAATATCTATTTTAGTTGATGTCGGAACAAATGCCGAAGTTGTCTTAGGAAATAAAGACTGGCTTATTGCCTGTGCTGGGGCAGCAGGTCCTGCTCTTGAAAGCGGCGTTTCAAAAATAGGAATGATGGCTGAACCTGGCGTAATAGATAAAATTAAAATTAATCAAACAAATTACGAGTTTGATATCCGTACTATCGGTAATTTTAAACCAAAAGGAATATGCGGTTCTGGGATAATTGACCTTGCAGCGCAGCTATTTTTTTCAGGGATGATTGATATAAGAGGAAAATTCAAAGAAGATGTTTGCAAAAATAAATTAAAAAATATAGATGGAATTAATCATTTAATCATAGTTCCTTCAGAAAAATCAGCTACTCACAATGACCTTACAATAAGTCAAATTGATATAGACAGCCTTATACGATCAAAAGCAGCTATGTACACTATTCTCGAAACAATTATTTTGTATGTTGGAATAGATTTTACCGATATTTCTAAATTTTATGTTGCAGGAACTTTTGGTGCATATATAGATCCAGTTTCAGCTATTACTATCGGAATGCTTCCAGATTTACCAATTGAAAAATACGTTTCTATCGGCAATAGTTCTTTATCTGGAGCTGCTATTGCTTTGCAAGATTGGCAATTAACAGAGGATATATATAAAATTAGAGACAGTATCACTTACCTTGAATTAAACGTTAATCAAGAATTTATGAATAGATTCAGTGCGGCAAAATTTATTCCCCATACAGATACTTCGAGATTTCCTTCTTTGAAGCTTTAAACTAATTTTTTATAAATTATATTCCAAAAATAAAATATATTAATTTAATTAAACTATGACTAAGGCTAAAATTACTAAATCTATGGATTGTAGCTATTAAAATATATTCATTTTTAAGAATATACTTGTTTTCTACTCTAAGATAATGCTTTTATCCTTTCCAAAACTGGAGGATGTGAATAGTGCAAAAATACATAAAATTGGTGGGGCTTAAGATTTGTAAGATTATCAAAGGAAAGATTTTTCAAAGCGTTTACCAAAGATTCTTTATCATCAGTTGTTTCAACGGCAAACTTATCAGCTTCATATTCAATCTTTCGTGAATAAATATTAAGCAATATATCTAAAAGCAATTCAATAGGAGTAAATAACATAGAAAAAAATATTAAGCCTGCATATACAGATATATGCTCCATAAAAAAACATTCAAATAACTTATTATATGAAATGAAAATTGATAATAAAAAGAATATAAGCCCGCCATGCAGGATATTTAAGATTACTGATTTTAAAATATGTTTCTTTTTAAAATGTCCCATTTCGTGAGCTAAAACTGCTATTAATTCTTTTGTCGAGTGTTTTTCTATAAGAGTATCAAAAAGCGCTATTCTTTTATTATTTCCAAAACCTGTAAAAAAAGCGTTTGATTTTGATGACCGTTTTGATCCGTCAACTATAAATATATTTTTTAAAGGAAAATCAATTTTTTCAGCATAGGCAATAATTTCGGATTTAAGATCTCCTTCTTCAATGGGTTTAAATTTATTAAAAAGGGGAAGTATCCAAGTAGGCGCAATAAAATGAACAAATAAGGACACAATCGTTACAAAAATCCAACAAAAAATCCAGCCGTATTGCCCTGTATAGTCAAAAAAGAAAATAATTCCAGATAAAATAGGCGCGCCTATGATTGCGGCAAGAACTAATCCTTTTAAGGTATCTTGAATATATGTTTTTAAAGTTGTTTTATTGAATCCGAATTTTTCTTCAATTACAAATGTTGAATATAGGCTAAAAGGTAGAGAAAGAATAAATTTTGCAAATGCCAATACGCTGATGTAAATCAAGCCTGATAATATGGAACCAAAATTAAATGCTCTGACCCAGTTATCAAGGTAAAAAAAACCTTTAGAAAACCAGAATACTAATAGCAATGTTAAATCAAAAAGCCTTTCAACCCAAGTAAATTGGACATTAACTTTAAGATATTCTTGAGATCGTTTATATGTTTCCGCATCATACAGACCTTGAAATTCAGAAGGAATTTCTTTTTTTAAAACAGAAATATTCAAAAAATCGGCTATAAAATTAAGTAAAACTTCACAAATCAAGGTAATTAATATTATTATTCCTATTATATTCATTTCTTTATCCTTACTGTTTCAAGTTATCTATAAAATAACCAAATAGTTCCAGTCGGTTTTTTACTTTAGTTAAATCAGTAGATTTGATAAGTATGTGGTAATCTTCAGCCTTGAGAATATACTTTTTCAAAACCTCATCTTTTGCAATTAAGCTGATCAAATCTTTATTTTCTGGTAA from Desulfobacterales bacterium includes these protein-coding regions:
- a CDS encoding DUF4445 domain-containing protein, coding for MKLKLKANEIDFDYSVVKNISNTLRQSDFSISCLLFKERTIWKIIDIFPCFQNRSIFGIAIDLGTTNIVLRLIDITQNRVISEISFYNPQITIGPDILTRIHYADDKKGLNELNSILIDGINEKILALCQSEDIDKTNIYGVAVAGNTAMTHLFLGITPRWLIREPYIPVINNPGTLNAKNIGLDINQKAVVFVFPNIGSYFGGDLISGIIYSGIYKKEEISILVDVGTNAEVVLGNKDWLIACAGAAGPALESGVSKIGMMAEPGVIDKIKINQTNYEFDIRTIGNFKPKGICGSGIIDLAAQLFFSGMIDIRGKFKEDVCKNKLKNIDGINHLIIVPSEKSATHNDLTISQIDIDSLIRSKAAMYTILETIILYVGIDFTDISKFYVAGTFGAYIDPVSAITIGMLPDLPIEKYVSIGNSSLSGAAIALQDWQLTEDIYKIRDSITYLELNVNQEFMNRFSAAKFIPHTDTSRFPSLKL
- a CDS encoding M48 family metallopeptidase, yielding MNIIGIIILITLICEVLLNFIADFLNISVLKKEIPSEFQGLYDAETYKRSQEYLKVNVQFTWVERLFDLTLLLVFWFSKGFFYLDNWVRAFNFGSILSGLIYISVLAFAKFILSLPFSLYSTFVIEEKFGFNKTTLKTYIQDTLKGLVLAAIIGAPILSGIIFFFDYTGQYGWIFCWIFVTIVSLFVHFIAPTWILPLFNKFKPIEEGDLKSEIIAYAEKIDFPLKNIFIVDGSKRSSKSNAFFTGFGNNKRIALFDTLIEKHSTKELIAVLAHEMGHFKKKHILKSVILNILHGGLIFFLLSIFISYNKLFECFFMEHISVYAGLIFFSMLFTPIELLLDILLNIYSRKIEYEADKFAVETTDDKESLVNALKNLSFDNLTNLKPHQFYVFLHYSHPPVLERIKALS